A region of Alkalinema sp. FACHB-956 DNA encodes the following proteins:
- a CDS encoding isoprenyl transferase, with product MTAKQLLQELPSDLLRERLPRHVAVIMDGNGRWAKRRGLPRIMGHRRGVDALKNLLRCSRDWGIEALTAYAFSTENWGRPIEEVEFLMTLFERILRRELQEMMEENVRIRFVGNLSRLPESLQAEIDRAMTLTRDNSGIQFTVATNYGGRQEVVQVCKSIAAQIQQGTLQLEDIDESTIERHLYTSGICDPDLLIRTSGEMRISNFLLWQLAYAEIYVTDAMWPDFDRKQFHTALLDYQSRERRFGKVGTRL from the coding sequence ATGACAGCGAAGCAACTTCTTCAGGAACTGCCGTCCGACCTTTTACGTGAACGCCTGCCTCGCCATGTGGCGGTCATTATGGATGGCAATGGACGGTGGGCAAAGCGTCGGGGGCTCCCACGCATCATGGGCCACCGCCGGGGGGTGGATGCCTTGAAAAATCTGCTTCGGTGTTCGCGGGATTGGGGGATCGAAGCCCTAACGGCCTATGCCTTTTCTACGGAGAACTGGGGGAGACCGATCGAAGAAGTGGAATTTCTCATGACGCTGTTTGAGCGGATCCTACGGCGGGAACTCCAGGAAATGATGGAAGAAAACGTGCGGATTCGGTTTGTGGGCAATCTATCCCGCTTGCCGGAGTCGTTGCAGGCGGAAATCGATCGGGCCATGACGCTCACCCGCGATAACAGCGGCATTCAGTTCACCGTCGCGACAAATTACGGTGGACGACAGGAAGTCGTGCAAGTCTGCAAATCGATCGCGGCTCAAATTCAGCAGGGAACGCTCCAGCTAGAGGATATTGATGAATCCACGATCGAGCGCCATCTCTACACGTCGGGCATTTGCGATCCTGACTTGCTAATTCGCACCAGTGGAGAAATGCGGATCAGTAATTTTCTGCTGTGGCAGTTGGCCTATGCTGAGATCTACGTGACGGATGCCATGTGGCCCGACTTCGATCGCAAACAATTCCACACCGCCTTGCTAGATTACCAAAGTCGAGAACGACGCTTTGGCAAAGTTGGCACTCGATTGTAG
- a CDS encoding MnmC family methyltransferase — protein MIWIPQTTNDGSYTFFSEEFGESFHSRQGAKAEAFQKFAEVTQLRAKAQRPKLKLLDVCYGLGYNTAAALETVLQVNPDCQVEIYGLELDPTVPLGAIAPDLITTWTDPVQQVLQRLAERHEYFQPPLTAHLLIGDARQTIQPIMAQGFQADAIFFDPFSPRRCPQLWTVEFFAQVAQCLAPDGILSTYSRSASVRSALLAAGLQIGSIPLGETHLPHEWSQGTIAAWPPTPLQPLSPMEQEHLNTRAAIPYRDPLLSDSAAAILQRHQEEQTASKLESTSSWRRRWNIR, from the coding sequence ATGATCTGGATTCCCCAAACGACTAACGATGGTTCCTACACCTTTTTTTCGGAGGAGTTTGGGGAATCGTTCCACAGTCGCCAAGGAGCCAAGGCTGAAGCCTTTCAAAAGTTTGCAGAAGTGACCCAATTGCGGGCAAAAGCCCAACGGCCCAAGCTCAAACTATTAGACGTTTGCTACGGCTTGGGATACAACACAGCCGCAGCCTTGGAAACTGTTTTGCAGGTCAATCCAGACTGTCAGGTTGAAATTTACGGATTAGAACTTGATCCCACTGTCCCCCTCGGCGCGATCGCCCCTGACCTCATCACCACTTGGACCGATCCCGTCCAGCAGGTTCTCCAACGCTTGGCAGAACGCCATGAATATTTCCAGCCTCCCCTCACAGCCCATCTGCTGATTGGCGATGCACGGCAAACCATCCAACCAATCATGGCCCAGGGATTCCAGGCCGATGCCATCTTTTTTGATCCCTTTTCGCCCCGCCGCTGTCCCCAACTCTGGACGGTGGAGTTTTTTGCCCAGGTGGCCCAATGCCTAGCACCGGATGGCATTCTTTCAACCTATTCCCGATCGGCTTCTGTGCGATCGGCCTTACTCGCAGCGGGATTACAGATCGGCAGCATTCCCCTAGGCGAGACCCATTTGCCCCATGAATGGTCACAGGGCACGATCGCCGCTTGGCCACCCACTCCCTTACAGCCCCTCTCACCCATGGAGCAGGAGCATCTGAACACACGAGCAGCCATTCCCTACCGCGATCCTCTGTTATCCGATTCTGCGGCGGCAATTTTGCAAAGACACCAAGAAGAACAAACGGCCTCAAAGCTAGAATCCACATCTAGTTGGCGACGCCGTTGGAATATTCGGTGA
- a CDS encoding FAD/NAD(P)-binding protein, with the protein MAGSDTSIDIAVIGAGPHALTLVTHLLQKRKHWHSRICIFDRSGQWMQRWHQQFSRLEIPHLRSPAVHHPDPNPFALRRFAENRAPELHPPYDLPGTQLFQEFCDRVIQYWQLHNHVVAADVVSLEPLNPGFRLWLSNGQTQTARRVVLAHGGSSKFLPPWVQQITPPYPPDRLQHSQDIDLQQVRCKGERILIIGSGLTSGHLAIGAIQRGATVTMMARRQFYEKLFDADPGWLGPKYLKGFSQESCWEKRWTSVMTARNGGSLTPAVMTQLRRFKADGKVTFREFCQVQTAAWMPQSDGPPDSQPSSHWQITCLEADRTLEAAHCDRIWLATGSTLHVQQQPLLQEMLTTHPIPQIHGLPVLTPNLSWGKQALYLMGGLAALQVGPTARNLSGARMASDRIVDGLLQP; encoded by the coding sequence ATGGCTGGTTCAGACACCTCGATCGATATTGCAGTCATTGGCGCAGGGCCTCACGCCCTCACCCTGGTCACCCACCTCCTGCAGAAACGCAAACATTGGCATTCTCGTATTTGCATCTTCGATCGCAGCGGACAATGGATGCAGCGCTGGCACCAACAATTTTCGCGGCTCGAAATTCCCCACCTGCGATCGCCCGCTGTGCACCATCCTGATCCGAACCCCTTCGCCCTGCGCCGCTTTGCCGAAAACCGTGCCCCAGAACTCCACCCCCCCTACGATCTACCCGGCACGCAATTATTCCAGGAATTCTGCGATCGCGTCATCCAGTATTGGCAACTCCACAATCACGTTGTCGCGGCTGATGTGGTTAGCCTAGAACCCTTAAACCCTGGATTTCGGCTCTGGCTCAGCAATGGGCAAACCCAAACGGCCCGACGAGTCGTTTTAGCCCACGGTGGCAGCAGCAAATTCCTCCCCCCCTGGGTGCAACAGATCACCCCCCCCTATCCACCCGATCGGTTACAACATTCCCAAGACATTGACTTGCAACAAGTGCGCTGCAAGGGCGAACGGATTTTAATCATCGGTAGCGGACTCACCAGCGGCCACTTAGCGATCGGCGCGATACAGCGCGGAGCCACCGTCACCATGATGGCGCGACGACAATTCTACGAAAAGCTGTTTGATGCCGATCCCGGTTGGCTTGGCCCTAAATATCTCAAGGGGTTCTCCCAGGAAAGTTGTTGGGAAAAACGCTGGACTTCGGTTATGACCGCACGTAATGGAGGATCCCTGACCCCTGCCGTCATGACCCAATTACGGCGCTTTAAAGCGGATGGCAAAGTGACATTTCGCGAATTTTGCCAAGTACAAACCGCTGCATGGATGCCCCAATCCGATGGGCCTCCTGACTCCCAACCATCTTCCCATTGGCAGATCACTTGCCTAGAAGCCGATCGAACCCTCGAAGCAGCTCACTGCGATCGAATCTGGCTGGCCACAGGCTCAACCCTGCATGTACAACAGCAGCCGTTACTCCAGGAAATGCTGACTACCCACCCCATTCCCCAGATCCATGGGTTACCTGTCCTAACACCCAATCTCTCTTGGGGTAAACAGGCGCTCTATCTCATGGGAGGACTGGCAGCACTCCAAGTAGGCCCCACGGCCCGGAACCTATCTGGAGCCAGAATGGCCAGCGATCGGATCGTCGATGGATTACTCCAGCCGTAG
- a CDS encoding zinc-dependent metalloprotease produces the protein MGSLFRSPLSTSMKRLSFVLSFLLGILIVMIPVAWQSIPGLHPFGSDRASATTPLISAGLQKPLSKPVPKASRTAAQGHSLPKGPSEGEQPRKPPGDSSEGPPLMPLEQLTKDTKKLEGLFTLYRNERTGKLFMEVRPEQFNQNYLAAMTLASGIGESALYSGMPLGDFMFTLRRVNNTVQFVIPNTYFRATAGTPIQGVVQRSFSDSVLEALPIRSLNKTNQAVVVELNPLLLTDLPGITPMLIAFLGSPYTIDQSRTYFGSIKPFPQNLEIESVYGYSGGIGGMDMPAFINNVPDSRAFDLKVRYSLSSLPANPAYRPRLADDRVGYFITAFQDFSDDTPRLPFVRYINRWHLEKADPKAELSPPKKPITFWIENTVPKEYREAIRDGILMWNQAFEKIGFKDAIEAKQMPDNADWDPADVRYNTIRWFASTDGGFALGPSRVNPVTGEILDADVLVDANFVRFLKNEFRTLVEQNQESNLPFAAQLTGNANLCNYGPRGRSLKQRNQKELQTKKLPRLRFSSHQIAYQDLCYGLEGAQQFAVGHMSLALMQNMLPSSPEMTKYVNDFLRELIAHEVGHTLGLRHNFQASAMLKPEELNNPEITRKRGLVGSVMDYNAVNLAPQGTPQGDYYTHRIGPYDEWAIEYGYKTSDATTTIGERDFLNKIAVRSAEPDLAFSTDEDVFSGLNPKVNVFDMSSDLLTYSQWQMDNARAMWQRIDKRYPLQGGSFNDVRVAFNAVFGYYFQYASFLTNYVGGQYFNRSRYGDANGRLPFEAVTLADQRKALELIRTNVFNEKAFQFSPMLLNKLAPSRWSHWGANPAIFKLDYPILDNVLFLQMIVMYDLMSYDRLSRLRDGELKNPEQTLTIPELFDTVQAGIWGDVVQAGDTLKLSGLRRALQREYLNAMVGIVLRQVDVPEDARTVARYELKQLRDGISRGLKRVDEKDVYTLAHLEEARDRITKTLEAQLQGQ, from the coding sequence GTGGGATCGCTATTCCGTTCTCCTCTCTCCACCTCCATGAAACGCCTTTCCTTTGTTTTGAGCTTCTTGCTGGGAATCCTGATTGTGATGATTCCTGTGGCTTGGCAATCGATTCCTGGGTTACACCCGTTTGGGTCAGATAGGGCCAGTGCGACTACGCCACTGATCTCCGCTGGATTGCAAAAGCCACTCTCCAAACCTGTCCCGAAGGCATCCCGGACTGCCGCCCAAGGCCATTCCCTGCCCAAGGGTCCCTCGGAGGGAGAGCAACCCCGGAAGCCGCCGGGAGACAGCAGCGAAGGGCCGCCCTTGATGCCCTTAGAGCAATTAACCAAAGATACGAAGAAACTAGAGGGACTGTTTACCCTCTATCGCAACGAAAGGACGGGCAAGCTGTTCATGGAAGTGCGCCCGGAACAGTTCAATCAGAATTATTTGGCGGCCATGACCCTGGCCTCTGGGATCGGGGAGAGCGCCCTTTACAGCGGTATGCCCTTGGGGGATTTTATGTTCACCCTGCGGCGGGTGAATAATACTGTGCAGTTCGTGATTCCCAACACCTACTTCCGGGCGACGGCGGGAACACCGATTCAAGGCGTGGTGCAGCGATCGTTCAGCGATTCTGTCTTGGAAGCCTTGCCCATTCGCAGCTTGAACAAAACCAATCAAGCGGTGGTGGTGGAACTCAATCCCCTACTGCTGACGGATTTACCGGGCATTACGCCAATGCTGATTGCCTTTTTGGGCAGTCCCTACACGATCGATCAGAGTCGGACTTACTTTGGCAGCATCAAACCCTTTCCGCAAAATCTGGAAATTGAGTCCGTCTATGGCTACAGCGGCGGGATAGGGGGCATGGATATGCCCGCCTTTATCAACAATGTGCCGGATAGCCGTGCCTTTGACCTCAAGGTGCGCTATAGCCTGTCTAGCCTGCCTGCCAATCCAGCCTACCGTCCGCGCCTTGCCGACGATCGGGTGGGCTATTTCATCACAGCGTTCCAGGATTTTTCCGACGATACGCCGCGTCTGCCCTTTGTGCGTTATATCAACCGTTGGCACTTGGAAAAAGCCGATCCCAAAGCCGAGCTATCTCCCCCCAAGAAGCCCATTACGTTTTGGATTGAAAATACGGTGCCGAAGGAGTACCGGGAGGCGATTCGGGACGGAATTCTGATGTGGAATCAGGCGTTTGAGAAAATCGGCTTCAAAGATGCGATCGAAGCCAAACAAATGCCAGACAATGCCGACTGGGATCCGGCGGATGTTCGCTATAACACGATTCGTTGGTTTGCCTCTACGGATGGTGGCTTTGCCCTCGGGCCATCGCGGGTGAATCCGGTGACGGGCGAAATTTTGGATGCGGATGTGTTGGTGGATGCGAATTTCGTTCGCTTTCTGAAAAATGAGTTCCGCACCCTGGTGGAACAGAACCAGGAAAGCAATTTACCCTTTGCAGCCCAACTGACGGGAAATGCCAACCTGTGCAACTATGGGCCTCGCGGTCGATCGCTCAAGCAACGCAACCAAAAGGAGTTGCAAACTAAGAAATTGCCGCGACTACGCTTTAGTTCCCACCAAATTGCCTATCAAGATCTCTGCTATGGCCTGGAAGGAGCCCAGCAGTTTGCGGTGGGGCATATGTCCCTGGCGCTGATGCAAAATATGCTACCGAGCAGCCCGGAAATGACGAAGTATGTCAATGACTTTTTGCGGGAATTGATTGCCCATGAAGTGGGCCATACCTTGGGCTTGCGCCATAATTTCCAGGCGAGTGCCATGCTGAAGCCGGAGGAATTGAATAATCCGGAAATCACCCGTAAACGCGGACTCGTGGGTTCTGTGATGGATTACAACGCCGTCAATTTAGCGCCCCAGGGAACGCCCCAGGGGGATTACTACACCCATCGCATTGGGCCTTATGACGAATGGGCGATCGAATACGGCTATAAAACCAGTGATGCTACGACGACGATCGGGGAACGGGATTTTCTGAATAAAATTGCGGTGCGATCGGCGGAACCGGATTTAGCCTTCTCGACCGATGAAGATGTCTTTTCGGGCCTCAATCCGAAGGTGAATGTCTTTGATATGAGTAGCGATTTGCTGACCTATTCCCAGTGGCAAATGGATAATGCCCGCGCCATGTGGCAGCGCATTGATAAACGCTATCCCTTGCAGGGTGGTAGTTTTAATGATGTGCGGGTGGCGTTTAATGCGGTGTTTGGCTATTACTTCCAATATGCTTCGTTTTTAACGAATTATGTGGGGGGGCAATATTTCAACCGATCGCGCTACGGGGATGCGAATGGGCGTTTACCGTTTGAAGCGGTGACGTTAGCGGATCAACGCAAGGCGTTGGAATTAATTCGAACCAATGTGTTCAACGAGAAGGCATTTCAATTCTCGCCCATGTTGCTGAATAAGTTAGCACCATCGCGATGGTCCCACTGGGGCGCAAATCCGGCTATTTTCAAGTTGGATTATCCCATTCTCGATAATGTGTTGTTCTTACAGATGATCGTGATGTATGACTTGATGTCCTACGATCGCTTGTCACGCCTACGGGATGGGGAGTTGAAAAATCCAGAACAAACGCTGACGATTCCCGAACTGTTTGATACCGTTCAGGCGGGAATTTGGGGCGATGTGGTACAAGCGGGGGATACCCTGAAGCTGTCGGGTCTGCGGCGAGCCCTGCAACGGGAATACCTAAATGCAATGGTGGGAATTGTGCTGCGGCAGGTGGATGTGCCGGAGGATGCCCGCACCGTTGCGCGGTATGAGCTCAAACAACTACGGGATGGCATTAGCCGAGGCTTGAAGCGGGTGGATGAGAAAGATGTCTATACATTGGCGCATTTGGAGGAAGCCCGCGATCGAATTACAAAAACACTAGAGGCACAATTGCAAGGCCAGTAG
- a CDS encoding GH116 family glycosyl hydrolase has product MAAVNIPSCAWRRSIGQGWDTPYTVRYPSNLDDGPWHGAPLGGFGAGCIGRGSNGQFNLWHIDGGEHVFQNFAGCQFSIFEATQNGTQAYALATAAPDDGSLSTWQWYPAATDRLTPETPDPGNCYSALYPRSWFEYRQPFQAEITCEQFSPILAQNYQETSYPIAAFLWTIHNPTDEPITVSILLSWENLAGWFTNAAKSPDVKVRDDGSPVYEYVPRLGESAGNCNQLIGDEHRIGIVMGNRHDPTHPTEGDGEWSIATLLNPLAEVTYHTRWNPAGDGSELWQSFAADGTLAQIEDETPAIAGERIGSAIAVKITVRPGKTRQIPFILAWDFPVMEFAEGVTYFKRYTDFFGRTGSNAWSIAKTGLKHYATWRDRIEAWQQPIVDQPDFPDWFKMALFNELYDLTQGGALWTAASELDPVGQYAVLECIDYRWYESLDVRLYGSFALLMLWPKLEKAVISAFARAIPQQDDRRRKIGYYATIGVESPEALRKVKGATPHDLGAPNEHVWEKTNYTSYQDCNLWKDLGSDFVLQVYRDYLLTGASDREFLAECWDAIVETLHYLKQFDRDNDGIPENGGAPDQTFDDWKLQGVSAYCGGLWIAALEAAIAVGQVLLQSQTETPYTTAIEPAIATFQDWLTAARSVYHDQLWNGAYYRIDRASGSDVVMADQLCGQFYARLLQLPDVVPPDCAKTALQTIYDACFVKFNHYLEAGGASGSDGRISEGDRALGKSSLPIGAANGVKPNGHPENPNSTHPLEVWTGINFGLAAFLYQMDFRRECWTITEAVVKQIYNHGLQFRTPEAITANATFRASHYLRAMAIWAIYGVMTGFSEGDR; this is encoded by the coding sequence ATGGCTGCTGTGAACATTCCATCCTGTGCTTGGCGTCGATCGATCGGTCAAGGCTGGGACACCCCCTACACCGTCCGCTATCCCAGCAACCTCGACGATGGGCCATGGCATGGGGCACCGCTGGGCGGCTTTGGAGCCGGTTGCATTGGGCGCGGCTCCAACGGGCAATTTAACCTCTGGCACATCGACGGCGGCGAACACGTTTTTCAGAACTTCGCGGGCTGTCAGTTCAGCATTTTTGAAGCGACCCAGAACGGTACCCAAGCCTACGCCCTCGCCACCGCTGCCCCGGACGATGGGAGCCTCTCCACCTGGCAATGGTACCCGGCTGCAACCGATCGACTCACCCCTGAAACGCCCGACCCTGGCAACTGCTATTCCGCCCTCTATCCCCGCAGTTGGTTCGAGTACCGTCAGCCGTTTCAGGCCGAAATCACCTGCGAGCAATTTTCCCCCATCCTGGCCCAGAACTACCAGGAAACCAGCTACCCGATCGCAGCCTTTCTCTGGACGATTCACAATCCCACCGATGAGCCGATTACCGTTAGCATTCTGCTGAGTTGGGAGAACCTCGCGGGCTGGTTTACCAATGCGGCCAAATCCCCCGATGTGAAGGTGCGGGACGACGGTAGCCCGGTTTATGAATACGTGCCGCGTTTGGGAGAAAGTGCTGGAAATTGCAATCAGCTCATCGGCGACGAACACCGCATTGGCATCGTTATGGGCAATCGCCATGATCCGACCCATCCCACCGAAGGCGATGGCGAATGGTCGATCGCGACGCTGCTCAATCCCTTAGCTGAAGTGACGTACCATACACGCTGGAATCCGGCGGGGGATGGGTCGGAATTATGGCAGAGCTTTGCGGCGGATGGCACACTAGCGCAAATCGAGGATGAAACCCCTGCGATCGCCGGAGAACGCATCGGTAGCGCGATCGCGGTGAAAATCACTGTCCGCCCTGGCAAAACACGACAAATTCCATTTATTTTGGCCTGGGATTTTCCAGTGATGGAATTTGCGGAGGGTGTGACCTACTTCAAACGCTACACCGATTTCTTTGGCCGCACGGGTAGCAATGCTTGGTCGATCGCCAAAACGGGACTGAAACACTACGCAACCTGGCGCGATCGCATTGAAGCTTGGCAACAGCCGATCGTCGATCAACCGGATTTCCCCGACTGGTTCAAAATGGCGTTGTTTAATGAATTGTACGATCTGACCCAGGGCGGAGCGCTCTGGACTGCTGCCAGTGAACTCGATCCCGTTGGTCAGTATGCAGTTTTGGAATGTATTGACTATCGCTGGTACGAAAGCTTAGATGTTCGGCTCTATGGCTCCTTTGCATTGTTGATGCTGTGGCCGAAGTTAGAAAAAGCCGTGATCTCCGCCTTTGCCCGCGCGATTCCCCAACAGGACGATCGCCGTCGCAAAATTGGCTACTACGCCACGATCGGGGTCGAAAGTCCCGAGGCCCTCCGCAAGGTGAAAGGCGCAACGCCCCACGACCTCGGGGCCCCCAACGAACATGTCTGGGAAAAGACCAACTACACCAGCTACCAGGACTGTAACCTGTGGAAGGATCTGGGGTCGGATTTTGTGCTGCAAGTCTATCGGGATTATTTACTCACCGGCGCAAGCGATCGGGAATTTCTAGCGGAGTGTTGGGACGCGATCGTGGAAACGTTGCACTACCTGAAGCAATTCGATCGTGACAACGATGGCATTCCCGAAAATGGCGGCGCGCCGGATCAGACCTTTGACGATTGGAAACTCCAGGGCGTCAGTGCCTACTGTGGTGGGTTGTGGATTGCGGCCTTGGAAGCGGCGATCGCCGTCGGCCAAGTTCTTTTGCAATCGCAGACGGAAACGCCCTACACCACCGCCATCGAGCCTGCGATCGCGACGTTCCAAGACTGGCTTACCGCTGCCCGATCGGTCTACCATGACCAACTGTGGAACGGAGCCTACTACCGCATCGATCGGGCATCCGGTTCCGATGTGGTGATGGCTGACCAGCTCTGCGGCCAGTTCTACGCCCGCCTGTTGCAATTGCCCGATGTCGTTCCCCCCGACTGCGCAAAAACCGCCTTGCAAACCATCTATGACGCCTGCTTCGTGAAATTTAACCATTACCTGGAGGCCGGGGGAGCCAGCGGCAGTGATGGTCGCATTTCCGAAGGCGATCGCGCCTTGGGCAAATCCAGCCTCCCGATCGGCGCTGCCAACGGCGTCAAACCCAACGGCCACCCCGAAAATCCCAACTCCACCCATCCCCTAGAAGTTTGGACGGGGATTAACTTTGGCTTGGCGGCATTCCTCTACCAAATGGACTTCCGGCGAGAGTGCTGGACAATCACCGAGGCCGTTGTCAAGCAAATTTACAATCATGGTTTGCAATTCCGCACGCCGGAAGCCATCACCGCCAACGCCACCTTCCGCGCCAGTCACTACCTGCGAGCCATGGCCATTTGGGCCATTTACGGGGTCATGACCGGGTTCTCCGAGGGCGATCGTTAG
- a CDS encoding prolyl oligopeptidase family serine peptidase, giving the protein MTETANAPLTWQRPPAPIDQILNAPASPTVAISPNNRWLLELEYTDLLPIAELAEPEIAVAGFRLNPQTNGPARPNPYRKIKLHELKTDGSPLSEAIPIDLPDNARISFLYWSPCGDRLAFTLTRNHHLEAWLLDLPTATAKQLTDSPLNGTYGTPLRWLSEDTLLCKVVDRDRGQPPVAKPVPFGPIVQENLGGKKPNRTYTKLLHNPHDEALFEYYVSSTLEIVNLDGEHHGIWPASLIDEAIPSPDGQYILLTTLHRPYSYQLPADYFPRKIQVIDRQGNLVYTVADVPLIDSLSTKFDAVRTGRRHVSWRSDRPSTLYWVEALDGGEPTQAATDRDAVFQLPAPFTAEPQEVWRCGYRFRRLLWGREDVALAWDRWYDTRQIRMWRINPSQPEQAPVLLLERSFEDNYSDPGLPLLRRGDHNWNVMYFTPDGEGIYFTGRGASPKGVYPFFDRLNWQTGETERIWQCEDPYFEGVVDLLDDHANAFITNRQSQTEPPNYWLYYDRAKPPIPLTRYPDPAPELAGISEELVQYERQDGVALSAKLYLPAGYNPETDGPLPTMFWVYPEEYKDAKLAGQITTSTNRFSRPYRTSILFLLTQGYAVLDNPSMPIIGEGDAEPNDTYVDQLISGAKAAIDYLVDRGIADRDRIGIGGHSYGAFTTVNLLAHTNFFKIGIARSGAYNRTLTPFGFQGEQRNFWEASETYIQMSPFTHVPQVKSPLLLIHGGDDSNPGTYPIQTERLYEALKGLGGIVRWVVLPLEDHSYRSQEAVAHVLWEMVNWCDTYLKPVRLES; this is encoded by the coding sequence ATGACCGAAACCGCAAATGCGCCCCTAACTTGGCAACGCCCCCCCGCGCCGATCGACCAAATCCTCAATGCACCTGCCTCTCCGACGGTGGCCATTTCCCCTAATAATCGCTGGTTATTGGAATTGGAATACACGGATTTGTTACCGATCGCGGAACTTGCCGAGCCAGAAATTGCAGTTGCCGGATTTCGCCTCAATCCCCAAACCAATGGCCCCGCCCGCCCCAACCCCTACCGCAAAATTAAACTCCACGAACTGAAAACCGATGGTTCGCCGTTGTCCGAGGCCATCCCGATCGATCTGCCGGACAATGCCCGCATCAGTTTTCTCTACTGGTCACCCTGTGGCGATCGCCTTGCCTTTACCCTGACGCGCAACCACCACCTGGAAGCTTGGTTGCTGGATTTGCCAACGGCTACTGCTAAACAGTTGACCGACAGTCCCCTGAACGGCACCTACGGCACGCCCCTGCGCTGGTTATCCGAAGACACGCTGCTGTGCAAGGTAGTCGATCGCGATCGGGGGCAACCGCCCGTCGCCAAGCCCGTTCCCTTTGGGCCGATCGTCCAGGAAAACCTCGGCGGCAAAAAGCCCAACCGCACCTACACGAAACTGCTGCATAATCCCCACGACGAAGCACTGTTTGAGTATTACGTCAGCTCCACCTTGGAAATCGTTAATCTCGATGGCGAACACCATGGCATTTGGCCTGCCAGCCTGATTGACGAAGCGATTCCGTCTCCCGATGGGCAATACATTCTGCTCACCACGCTGCACCGGCCCTACTCCTACCAATTGCCCGCCGACTATTTTCCCCGCAAGATCCAAGTCATCGATCGCCAGGGCAATTTAGTCTATACCGTCGCCGATGTGCCGTTGATTGATAGTCTATCGACCAAGTTTGACGCAGTGCGTACAGGCAGACGCCATGTGTCTTGGCGCAGCGATCGACCCTCTACCCTCTACTGGGTAGAAGCGCTGGACGGTGGCGAACCGACCCAAGCAGCGACCGATCGGGATGCGGTGTTTCAACTGCCAGCCCCCTTTACGGCAGAACCCCAGGAAGTATGGCGCTGTGGCTATCGCTTTCGGCGACTGCTCTGGGGGCGGGAAGATGTGGCATTGGCCTGGGATCGTTGGTATGACACGCGACAAATTCGTATGTGGCGGATTAATCCATCGCAACCGGAACAAGCCCCAGTGTTGTTACTGGAACGCAGCTTTGAAGATAACTACAGCGATCCAGGATTGCCCTTGCTGCGTCGGGGAGACCATAACTGGAACGTGATGTATTTCACGCCCGATGGCGAAGGGATTTACTTTACGGGGCGGGGGGCATCGCCCAAAGGCGTGTATCCTTTCTTCGATCGGCTGAATTGGCAAACGGGCGAAACGGAACGGATTTGGCAATGCGAGGATCCCTATTTTGAAGGGGTAGTCGATTTGCTGGATGATCACGCCAACGCCTTTATTACCAACCGTCAATCTCAAACGGAACCCCCGAATTACTGGCTGTACTACGATCGGGCGAAACCACCTATTCCCCTAACGCGCTATCCTGACCCTGCTCCAGAACTGGCGGGGATTTCCGAAGAATTGGTACAGTATGAGCGCCAGGATGGAGTGGCTCTATCTGCCAAGCTGTATTTGCCCGCTGGTTATAACCCCGAGACCGATGGGCCTCTGCCGACCATGTTTTGGGTTTACCCAGAAGAATACAAAGATGCAAAGTTAGCTGGACAAATTACCACGTCTACGAATCGCTTTAGCCGTCCCTATCGCACGTCGATTTTATTTCTACTCACCCAGGGTTATGCGGTCTTAGACAATCCCAGTATGCCAATCATTGGCGAAGGTGATGCGGAACCCAATGATACCTATGTTGATCAGTTAATTTCCGGAGCGAAGGCCGCGATCGATTACTTGGTTGATAGAGGTATTGCCGATCGCGATCGCATTGGCATTGGAGGCCATTCCTACGGAGCATTTACTACCGTGAATCTCCTAGCGCATACTAATTTCTTTAAAATCGGTATTGCCCGCAGCGGAGCCTACAACCGCACCCTGACGCCCTTCGGGTTCCAAGGGGAGCAGCGCAATTTCTGGGAAGCATCCGAGACCTATATTCAAATGTCGCCCTTTACCCATGTGCCCCAGGTAAAATCGCCCTTACTGTTGATCCATGGGGGAGACGACAGTAACCCCGGCACCTATCCGATTCAAACGGAGCGGCTATACGAAGCGCTGAAAGGCTTAGGAGGCATTGTCCGCTGGGTGGTGTTGCCCTTGGAGGATCACAGCTATCGCTCCCAGGAGGCCGTGGCCCATGTGCTGTGGGAAATGGTGAATTGGTGCGATACCTACCTCAAGCCCGTGCGATTGGAGTCTTAG